In Microbacterium cremeum, a genomic segment contains:
- a CDS encoding clostripain-related cysteine peptidase, with protein MKPKPSWWILAAVFVAIVMVGALVSTRPTSSASPDGDAEPAAWTFMVYMIGDTNLEPYALDDIAEMASVGSTGDVNIVALVDRSPDYTTDPAVDVADWEDTLAFEVQQDHLEIIGEPGELNMGDPDTLADFVADTAAAYPADRYGLVLWDHGAGWPGVGPDETDGYDVLELAEIDQALSDGLGRAGIEDLDFMGFDACLMGTYEVASVMAEHAEYLVASQEVEPGHGWNYDALATITDDPAAGPTDLGSAVLEGYAEQAQEWGTDADITLAMMDLAEVAGLQDAVTALADAYQADPTGLGPGMATAHADVLEFGRSPDPELATNQIDLGGYVENLARAGDADVAAAAAEVSAALESLVLDQTAGPATAAASGVSIYFPEVEEYLEQDYLALAGVPAWPAALTAFFSSGDQLSEELRARFESGENTTDVVFDGDGVTLTAALPQAAAAAIIEATVSAAYRDGDDIVYLAEVPAAVTIGDDAATVSGWYDLSYLMLSDGDHEVLAHQDITTDPDSGYRTIDVPLEYVAPDADDDEYQDALLSIVVDDDGTIVEEDFYLLDDESGTYGAMTPDADALIYPVVLVYDDEDGWQYERTDDEGIAADLSAIQFAIDYLEAGTTLVLDADIQDYGQQTDTVSVEVVVP; from the coding sequence ATGAAGCCGAAGCCGTCCTGGTGGATTCTCGCTGCCGTGTTCGTCGCGATCGTCATGGTCGGTGCACTGGTGTCGACCCGGCCGACGTCTTCGGCGAGTCCCGATGGCGACGCCGAGCCGGCCGCCTGGACCTTCATGGTCTACATGATCGGCGACACGAACCTCGAGCCGTATGCGCTCGACGACATCGCCGAGATGGCGTCGGTGGGGTCGACCGGCGACGTCAACATCGTCGCCCTCGTCGACCGCAGCCCCGACTACACGACGGATCCGGCGGTCGACGTCGCCGATTGGGAGGACACCCTGGCGTTCGAGGTGCAGCAGGACCATCTCGAGATCATCGGCGAGCCGGGCGAGCTCAACATGGGCGACCCCGACACGCTGGCGGACTTCGTGGCCGACACGGCGGCGGCGTACCCGGCCGACAGGTACGGGCTCGTGCTGTGGGATCACGGCGCCGGCTGGCCGGGTGTCGGCCCCGACGAGACAGACGGCTACGACGTGCTGGAGCTCGCCGAGATCGACCAGGCCCTCAGCGACGGCCTGGGCCGCGCCGGCATCGAAGACCTCGACTTCATGGGATTCGACGCGTGCCTGATGGGCACCTACGAGGTGGCGAGCGTGATGGCCGAGCATGCGGAATATCTCGTCGCGTCGCAGGAGGTCGAACCGGGCCACGGCTGGAACTACGACGCGCTGGCCACGATCACCGACGACCCGGCTGCGGGTCCGACCGACCTCGGGTCCGCCGTCCTCGAGGGCTACGCCGAGCAGGCGCAGGAGTGGGGGACCGACGCCGACATCACGCTGGCGATGATGGACCTCGCCGAGGTGGCAGGACTGCAGGACGCCGTGACCGCTCTCGCCGACGCCTACCAGGCCGACCCCACCGGGCTCGGGCCGGGGATGGCCACCGCCCACGCGGACGTGCTCGAGTTCGGCCGCAGCCCCGACCCCGAGCTGGCGACCAACCAGATCGATCTCGGTGGGTACGTCGAGAATCTCGCCCGCGCGGGTGATGCGGATGTCGCGGCCGCCGCCGCGGAGGTGTCCGCGGCGCTCGAGTCGCTCGTGCTGGATCAGACGGCCGGACCGGCGACCGCAGCGGCGTCGGGGGTGTCGATCTACTTCCCCGAGGTCGAGGAGTACCTCGAGCAGGACTATCTCGCTCTGGCCGGCGTACCCGCCTGGCCCGCCGCGCTCACGGCGTTCTTCTCCAGCGGCGATCAGCTCTCGGAAGAGCTGCGGGCACGCTTCGAGAGCGGCGAGAACACGACCGACGTCGTGTTCGACGGTGACGGCGTGACCCTCACGGCCGCCCTGCCGCAGGCCGCCGCCGCCGCGATCATCGAGGCGACGGTATCGGCGGCGTACCGGGACGGCGACGACATCGTCTACCTCGCCGAGGTGCCGGCCGCCGTCACGATCGGCGACGATGCCGCGACGGTCTCGGGCTGGTACGACCTGTCGTACCTCATGCTGAGCGACGGCGACCACGAGGTGCTGGCGCACCAGGACATCACGACGGACCCCGACTCCGGATACCGCACCATCGACGTGCCTCTCGAGTACGTCGCACCGGACGCCGACGACGACGAGTATCAGGACGCGCTGCTGTCGATCGTGGTGGATGACGACGGCACGATCGTGGAGGAGGACTTCTACCTCCTGGACGACGAGTCCGGCACCTACGGTGCGATGACCCCCGACGCCGACGCGTTGATCTACCCGGTCGTGCTCGTCTACGACGACGAAGACGGCTGGCAGTACGAGCGCACCGACGACGAGGGGATCGCGGCGGACCTGTCGGCCATCCAGTTCGCGATCGATTACCTCGAGGCGGGCACGACGCTCGTGCTCGACGCCGACATCCAGGACTACGGACAGCAGACCGACACGGTGAGCGTCGAAGTCGTGGTCCCCTGA
- a CDS encoding methylated-DNA--[protein]-cysteine S-methyltransferase — MTTTATIQTLDTPDGAFTLLADDAGRVLASGWTDDADRIVGRLRPADRPATVRGIPAHETDAAAAVVAYYEGETGAIDRIPVLQHGTTMQRAGWEALRRIAPGRPLTYAEFAAELGSPHAVRAAASICARNAPALFVPCHRVLRTGGALGGFAWGLEVKQSLLAREAGVTRSA, encoded by the coding sequence ATGACCACCACCGCGACCATCCAGACCCTCGACACCCCCGACGGCGCGTTCACGCTCCTCGCCGACGACGCCGGCCGTGTCCTCGCGTCGGGCTGGACCGACGACGCCGACCGCATCGTCGGCCGGCTGCGCCCCGCCGATCGCCCCGCGACCGTGCGTGGGATCCCCGCCCACGAGACGGATGCCGCGGCCGCCGTCGTCGCGTACTACGAGGGCGAGACCGGCGCGATCGACCGCATCCCGGTACTGCAGCACGGGACGACGATGCAGCGCGCCGGCTGGGAGGCGCTGCGTCGCATCGCACCGGGCCGACCGCTCACCTACGCGGAGTTCGCGGCAGAGCTCGGATCGCCCCACGCCGTGCGGGCGGCGGCGTCCATCTGCGCCCGCAATGCGCCCGCGCTCTTCGTCCCCTGCCATCGGGTGCTGCGCACCGGGGGAGCACTGGGCGGGTTCGCGTGGGGGCTCGAGGTCAAGCAGAGCCTCCTCGCCCGGGAGGCGGGCGTCACGCGTTCTGCGTGA
- a CDS encoding DNA-3-methyladenine glycosylase 2 family protein codes for MSLAMTFDERYRAIDSRDPRFDGQFVTAVRSTGIYCRPSCPARTPKPANVTFYPTSAAAHEAGYRACKRCLPEAAPGSPHWNLRGDIAGRAMRLIADGVVEREGVPGLARRLGYSPRHLTRLLTAELGAGPLALSRAHRAQTARMLLVGTDLPAADVAFSAGFASVRQFNDTIREVFGMPPLELRARRRVLRPSAAASGAEAAAGPGTAIDLVLPHRGSIDADGLFAWMAARAVSGAEEATATTFARTLRLPHGPAWFQLRVDGASEAPTTVRRVRMRARLTHLADLSTLVTRARRLFDLDADPYAIDEALSRHPELAPRVAALPGIRVPGAADPHEMLIRAMVGQQITVAAARTALSALTEALGEPASGLGGEASAPPLLFPTMSAIAERGAEVLRGPAARIRALTGAAAALADGSLTLTTGDDAAEQRTALLAMPGIGPWTADYVRMRVLADPDVFLPGDVAVRAGAAAIGVASDPRPLTEWAARTAPWRSYLTAHLWRAVPPRATASRRRSRPDDGENP; via the coding sequence ATGAGCCTGGCCATGACGTTCGACGAGAGGTACCGCGCGATCGACTCGCGCGATCCGCGCTTCGACGGCCAGTTCGTCACGGCCGTTCGCTCCACGGGCATCTACTGCCGCCCGAGCTGCCCCGCACGCACGCCGAAGCCGGCGAACGTCACGTTCTACCCGACGAGCGCCGCGGCGCACGAAGCGGGATACCGGGCGTGCAAGCGATGTCTGCCCGAGGCCGCGCCGGGGTCACCGCACTGGAACCTCCGCGGCGACATCGCCGGCCGTGCGATGCGTCTCATCGCGGACGGCGTCGTCGAGCGCGAGGGCGTTCCGGGGCTCGCGCGACGCCTGGGGTACTCGCCTCGCCATCTGACCCGGCTCCTCACCGCCGAGCTGGGCGCGGGTCCGCTCGCGCTGAGCCGCGCGCATCGGGCGCAGACCGCGCGCATGCTGCTCGTGGGCACCGACCTGCCGGCCGCCGACGTGGCGTTCTCGGCCGGGTTCGCGAGCGTCCGCCAGTTCAACGACACCATCCGCGAGGTGTTCGGGATGCCGCCGCTCGAGCTGCGCGCTCGGCGCCGGGTCCTGCGGCCTTCCGCGGCCGCGTCCGGGGCCGAGGCGGCCGCAGGGCCCGGGACCGCGATCGACCTGGTGCTCCCGCACCGCGGATCGATCGACGCGGACGGGCTGTTCGCGTGGATGGCGGCGCGCGCCGTCAGCGGCGCCGAAGAGGCCACCGCGACGACGTTCGCTCGCACCCTGCGGCTGCCGCACGGTCCCGCGTGGTTCCAGCTCCGCGTCGACGGCGCCTCCGAGGCGCCGACGACGGTCAGGCGTGTCCGCATGCGTGCACGCCTGACGCACCTCGCCGACCTCTCGACGCTGGTGACGCGGGCACGCCGGCTGTTCGACCTCGATGCCGATCCCTACGCGATCGACGAGGCGCTGTCGCGGCATCCCGAGCTCGCTCCCCGTGTCGCCGCTCTCCCCGGCATCCGCGTGCCGGGCGCGGCCGACCCCCACGAGATGCTGATCCGGGCCATGGTCGGCCAGCAGATCACCGTGGCCGCCGCACGCACGGCGCTGTCGGCTCTGACCGAGGCGCTGGGCGAGCCCGCGTCGGGGCTCGGGGGCGAGGCATCCGCTCCGCCCCTGCTCTTCCCGACCATGTCGGCGATCGCCGAGCGGGGCGCTGAGGTGCTCCGGGGCCCGGCTGCGCGCATCCGCGCCCTCACCGGGGCGGCCGCGGCGCTGGCCGACGGCTCGCTCACGCTCACCACCGGCGACGACGCCGCCGAGCAGCGGACGGCGCTCCTCGCGATGCCGGGGATCGGTCCGTGGACGGCGGACTACGTCCGCATGCGGGTGCTCGCCGACCCCGACGTGTTCCTGCCCGGAGACGTCGCCGTGCGCGCGGGCGCCGCCGCGATCGGCGTGGCGTCCGATCCGCGGCCCCTCACCGAATGGGCCGCGCGCACCGCCCCCTGGCGCAGCTACCTCACCGCGCACCTGTGGCGGGCGGTGCCGCCCCGGGCCACGGCATCCCGCCGACGCTCCCGACCCGATGATGGAGAGAACCCATGA